A window of Sphingomonas sp. Leaf357 contains these coding sequences:
- a CDS encoding TonB-dependent receptor has protein sequence MLKKQYMSACALTVLALGLATPAFAQVAQPTAPAPAETPADDTSDQGNIVVTAQGRAQALADVPVAISAVSAETLQNSGANDIRQLNQVAPSLLVSSTGSEANASPRIRGIGTVGDNPGLESSVAVFIDGVYRSRAGIGMNDLGEIDRIEVLRGPQGTLGGRNSTAGLLSIISKSPSFSRISAGGEATYGNYNNIRLAGNVNVPLSETIAARVDAVYNKRDGFYYDPANNTDVNNRNRYFVRGQLLFEPSSDLKIRLIADYTHRKEKCCAATYVTRSVNPYIGNLNDPATPLTTGLPNGNNIVNVLTALGQPLDRLQSAGYSRTISSTAGRGFGGVTKDYGFSGQIDYDFGGAKLTSITAYRDYKSDQGSDTDYSTADILYRKADGNSSRQFKTFTQELRLQGEAFGGKLDWLVGGFFANEDLTVHDNLRFGSQYGRFATCRIISGGGLAGLYSPTSPGCVAGGSNAPGIGSATLAGATGTSGPDIVAGFNLLDSLNDLGTTNDVYKQNSRSYAAFTHNIIHVTDTVSLTLGGRYTHERKKFNATFGNDNTVCTRLESSLTDDLTTTTAGTASQVATARALAAALIGLGCQGNSTAELNGVSINSKRSESKFTGTAVLSWKPMDDLLVYASFARGYKAGGFNLDRSALKNPIQIVNGVPTATFAAAGGAQALVNNLQFDPETVNAFELGAKYATGPFSLNIAAFRQNFSNFQLNTFNGTVFLVQNINGCSDSLNGGDRDQSKFAGATNYNAAAATTGACAASSVGYGVRAQGVELEASLVPARDFRVSLGATFTDTKYRNNLVGNSAGAPLDQALRLLPGQRLSNSAGIVATTSVSFTPEIGDSGLSALFYVDGRLTSDYNTGSDLFPQKAQDGYALFNARVGLRGKDQVWAIEFWGQNIFNKNYAQVAFNSPFQEGAATAAFQDPQYPGGRQLFSQFLAEPRTYGITLRGKF, from the coding sequence ATGCTCAAGAAGCAGTATATGTCGGCGTGCGCCCTTACGGTCCTGGCTCTGGGATTGGCGACGCCGGCATTCGCGCAGGTGGCCCAGCCGACCGCGCCCGCACCGGCCGAAACGCCGGCCGACGATACTTCGGACCAGGGCAATATCGTCGTCACCGCGCAGGGCCGTGCCCAGGCGCTGGCCGACGTGCCGGTCGCCATTTCCGCCGTCTCGGCCGAGACGCTGCAGAATTCCGGCGCGAACGACATCCGCCAGCTGAACCAGGTCGCGCCGTCGCTGCTGGTCTCCTCGACCGGTTCCGAGGCGAACGCCTCGCCGCGTATTCGTGGCATCGGCACGGTCGGCGACAATCCCGGCCTGGAAAGCTCGGTCGCGGTGTTCATCGACGGCGTGTACCGCTCGCGCGCCGGCATCGGCATGAACGATCTGGGTGAGATCGACCGGATCGAAGTGCTGCGCGGGCCGCAGGGCACGCTCGGCGGCCGCAACTCGACCGCCGGTCTGCTCAGCATCATCAGCAAGTCGCCGAGCTTCAGCCGCATCAGCGCCGGCGGCGAGGCGACCTACGGCAATTACAACAACATCCGCCTGGCCGGTAACGTCAACGTGCCGCTGAGCGAGACGATCGCGGCGCGCGTCGATGCGGTCTACAACAAGCGCGACGGCTTCTATTACGATCCGGCCAACAACACCGACGTGAACAACCGCAACCGCTATTTCGTGCGCGGCCAGTTGCTGTTCGAGCCGTCGTCGGACCTGAAGATCCGCCTCATCGCGGATTACACGCATCGCAAGGAAAAGTGCTGCGCGGCGACGTACGTCACGCGCTCGGTCAATCCGTATATCGGCAACCTGAACGATCCGGCGACGCCGCTGACGACCGGGCTGCCCAACGGCAACAACATCGTCAACGTGCTGACGGCACTGGGCCAGCCGCTCGACCGGCTGCAGTCGGCGGGCTATTCGCGCACGATCTCGTCGACCGCCGGGCGTGGGTTCGGCGGCGTCACCAAGGATTACGGCTTTTCGGGCCAGATCGATTATGATTTCGGCGGCGCCAAGCTGACCTCGATCACCGCGTATCGCGACTACAAGTCCGACCAGGGTTCCGACACCGATTACAGCACGGCGGACATCCTGTATCGCAAGGCAGACGGCAATTCGTCGCGTCAGTTCAAGACCTTCACCCAGGAACTTCGCCTGCAGGGCGAGGCCTTCGGCGGCAAGCTCGACTGGCTGGTCGGCGGATTCTTCGCCAACGAAGACCTGACGGTGCACGACAATCTGCGCTTCGGCAGCCAATATGGCCGCTTCGCCACCTGCCGCATCATTTCCGGTGGCGGTCTGGCCGGGCTCTATTCTCCGACCAGCCCCGGCTGCGTCGCCGGCGGCTCCAACGCGCCCGGGATCGGTTCGGCGACCTTGGCCGGTGCCACCGGAACCAGCGGCCCGGACATCGTTGCCGGTTTCAACCTGCTGGATTCGCTCAACGATCTCGGCACGACCAACGACGTCTACAAGCAGAATAGCCGCAGCTACGCCGCGTTCACGCACAATATCATCCACGTCACCGATACGGTCAGCCTGACGCTGGGTGGCCGCTACACGCATGAACGCAAGAAGTTCAACGCGACGTTCGGCAACGACAACACGGTCTGCACGCGGCTCGAATCCTCGCTGACGGACGATCTGACGACGACGACGGCGGGCACCGCCAGCCAGGTCGCGACCGCGCGGGCCTTGGCCGCGGCTTTGATCGGTCTGGGCTGCCAGGGCAATTCGACGGCCGAGTTGAACGGCGTCTCGATCAATTCCAAGCGTAGCGAAAGCAAGTTCACCGGCACGGCGGTGTTGTCGTGGAAGCCGATGGACGACCTGCTCGTCTATGCGAGCTTCGCCCGCGGCTACAAGGCCGGCGGCTTCAATCTCGATCGCTCGGCATTGAAGAACCCGATCCAGATCGTGAACGGCGTGCCGACGGCGACCTTCGCTGCGGCTGGTGGCGCACAGGCTCTGGTCAACAACCTGCAGTTCGATCCGGAGACGGTCAACGCGTTCGAACTGGGGGCGAAATATGCCACCGGTCCGTTCTCGCTCAACATTGCCGCGTTCCGTCAGAACTTCAGCAATTTCCAGCTGAACACGTTCAACGGCACGGTCTTCCTGGTGCAGAACATCAACGGGTGCAGCGACAGCCTGAACGGCGGCGATCGCGACCAGAGCAAGTTCGCCGGGGCGACCAATTACAACGCCGCCGCCGCGACGACCGGCGCGTGCGCCGCGAGCAGCGTGGGCTATGGCGTGCGGGCGCAGGGCGTCGAGCTGGAAGCGTCGCTGGTGCCGGCGCGCGACTTCCGCGTCTCGCTGGGTGCGACGTTCACCGACACGAAGTATCGCAACAATCTGGTCGGCAACTCGGCCGGCGCTCCGCTCGATCAGGCGCTCCGCCTGTTGCCCGGACAGCGCCTGTCGAACTCCGCCGGGATCGTCGCGACGACGTCGGTGTCGTTCACGCCGGAGATCGGCGATAGCGGGCTCTCGGCCTTGTTCTACGTCGATGGCCGCCTGACCAGCGACTACAATACCGGTTCCGATCTGTTCCCGCAAAAGGCGCAGGACGGCTACGCGCTGTTCAACGCCCGCGTGGGCCTGCGCGGCAAGGATCAGGTGTGGGCGATCGAGTTCTGGGGCCAGAACATCTTCAACAAGAACTATGCCCAGGTCGCGTTCAACTCGCCGTTCCAGGAAGGTGCCGCGACGGCCGCCTTCCAGGATCCGCAATATCCGGGTGGCCGCCAGCTGTTCTCGCAGTTCCTCGCCGAGCCGCGTACCTACGGCATCACGCTGCGGGGCAAGTTCTGA
- a CDS encoding acyl-CoA dehydrogenase family protein produces the protein MAVLNEEQTMLRDMAREWADNEAPVSAFRKVRNAAPTEGYDTAAWAEMGQMGWAGIVVPEEFGGSAFGYLSLGMVLEQLGRNLTASPLASTAAAAAAIALGGSDTAKAEWLPKIAVGEVVATVAVDEGPNHDPAKIATSVSDGLLTGTKEFVAEGDSAQLFVVAAVDGLYLVSGDTGVTRSTRKMADFRSHAQVTFDGAKAEKLGGPDLTAKVIDLATAALSAEMLGMAEQAFSVTNDYLKTRVQFGQALSTFQALQHRMAKMFTELELMRSAVEGALEAIDAGRSDTDQAVSLAKAIASDALHLVSREMVQLHGGIGMTDEHDAGFYLKRAYVLETMWGNAAFHRERFARLNGY, from the coding sequence ATGGCCGTACTCAACGAAGAACAGACGATGCTGCGCGACATGGCGCGGGAATGGGCGGATAACGAGGCGCCGGTGAGCGCATTTCGCAAGGTGCGCAACGCCGCGCCGACGGAAGGGTACGATACCGCCGCCTGGGCCGAAATGGGCCAGATGGGCTGGGCCGGGATCGTCGTGCCGGAGGAATTCGGCGGATCGGCGTTCGGCTATCTGTCGCTCGGCATGGTGCTGGAGCAATTGGGGCGCAACCTGACCGCGTCGCCCTTGGCCTCGACCGCAGCGGCGGCGGCGGCGATCGCTTTGGGCGGATCGGATACGGCGAAGGCGGAATGGCTGCCGAAGATCGCGGTGGGCGAGGTGGTGGCGACCGTGGCCGTGGACGAAGGCCCGAACCACGATCCGGCGAAGATCGCGACGAGCGTCTCGGACGGGCTGCTGACCGGCACGAAGGAATTCGTCGCCGAGGGCGACAGCGCGCAGCTGTTCGTCGTCGCGGCGGTGGACGGGCTGTATCTCGTATCGGGCGATACCGGCGTGACGCGCTCGACGCGCAAGATGGCGGATTTCCGCAGCCACGCGCAGGTGACATTCGATGGTGCCAAGGCCGAGAAGCTCGGCGGGCCGGACTTGACCGCGAAGGTAATCGATCTCGCCACCGCCGCGCTGTCGGCGGAAATGCTCGGCATGGCGGAGCAGGCGTTTTCGGTGACCAACGATTATCTGAAGACCCGCGTGCAGTTCGGCCAGGCGCTGTCGACCTTCCAGGCGCTGCAGCACCGGATGGCGAAGATGTTCACCGAACTGGAATTGATGCGCTCCGCCGTGGAAGGCGCGCTGGAGGCGATCGATGCCGGGCGCAGCGATACCGACCAGGCGGTGAGCCTGGCCAAGGCGATCGCCAGCGACGCGCTGCATCTGGTCAGCCGCGAGATGGTGCAGCTGCATGGCGGCATCGGCATGACCGACGAGCACGATGCCGGCTTCTATCTGAAGCGCGCCTATGTGCTTGAGACGATGTGGGGAAATGCGGCGTTCCATCGCGAGCGGTTCGCCCGGTTGAACGGTTATTGA
- a CDS encoding acyl-CoA dehydrogenase family protein codes for MASAAELDAPVNPTDAFRKEARDWLAANFPPELKGKDNAMSAIDGPTELSPAEAQWKKAVGEKGWGVPAWPAQYGGGGLGKAEVRVLQEEMARIGAWNPIGGMGVMMFGPTLLEYGTEAQKQEHIPPIARGEIRWCQGYSEPGAGSDLASLQMFAEDKGDHYLVNGQKTWTSGGQWADKCFALVRTDKTRKHEGISFLLIDMTSPGVEVKPIRLISGSSPFCETFFTNVSVPKGNLVGREGEGWTIGKRLLQHERSSLSGGGSAARMFAGKPMGALAREYRGTDEAGRVNDSDLRMRIVRHEMDSRAFALTLRRAALESRSNQGPSAATSIMKNVGARITQDRAELSIEIMGMNGLGWEGEGFSEDELNQTRTWLWGKAVSIYGGSSEIQNNVIAKRILGMLDHQ; via the coding sequence ATGGCTTCCGCCGCCGAACTCGACGCTCCCGTCAACCCCACCGATGCGTTCCGGAAGGAGGCGCGCGACTGGCTTGCGGCGAATTTCCCGCCCGAGCTGAAGGGCAAGGACAATGCGATGTCCGCGATCGACGGGCCGACCGAATTGTCCCCGGCCGAGGCGCAGTGGAAGAAAGCGGTCGGCGAGAAGGGCTGGGGCGTGCCGGCCTGGCCGGCGCAATATGGCGGCGGTGGCCTGGGCAAGGCCGAGGTGCGCGTGCTGCAGGAGGAGATGGCGCGGATCGGCGCGTGGAACCCGATCGGCGGCATGGGCGTGATGATGTTCGGCCCGACTTTGCTAGAATATGGCACCGAGGCGCAGAAGCAGGAGCATATCCCGCCGATCGCACGCGGCGAGATCCGCTGGTGCCAGGGCTATTCGGAGCCGGGCGCGGGATCCGATCTGGCCAGCCTGCAGATGTTCGCCGAGGACAAGGGCGATCACTATCTCGTCAACGGGCAGAAGACCTGGACCAGCGGCGGGCAATGGGCGGACAAATGCTTCGCCCTGGTGCGGACCGACAAGACCAGGAAGCATGAGGGCATCAGCTTCCTGCTGATCGACATGACCTCGCCCGGTGTCGAGGTGAAGCCGATCCGGCTGATCTCGGGCTCGTCGCCGTTCTGCGAGACGTTCTTCACCAATGTCAGCGTGCCGAAGGGCAATCTGGTCGGGCGCGAGGGCGAGGGCTGGACGATCGGCAAGCGGCTGTTGCAGCACGAACGCTCCAGCCTGTCGGGCGGCGGATCGGCGGCGCGGATGTTCGCGGGCAAGCCGATGGGCGCGCTGGCCAGGGAGTATCGCGGCACGGACGAGGCGGGCCGGGTCAACGACAGCGACCTGCGGATGCGGATCGTGCGGCACGAGATGGACAGCCGCGCCTTCGCGCTGACGCTGCGCCGCGCGGCGCTGGAATCGCGCTCCAACCAGGGGCCGTCGGCAGCGACCTCGATCATGAAGAATGTCGGCGCGCGGATCACGCAGGACCGCGCCGAACTGTCGATCGAGATCATGGGGATGAACGGTCTCGGCTGGGAAGGCGAGGGGTTCAGCGAGGACGAGCTGAACCAGACGCGCACCTGGCTGTGGGGCAAGGCGGTGTCGATCTATGGCGGATCGAGCGAGATCCAGAACAACGTGATCGCCAAGCGCATCCTGGGGATGCTGGATCATCAATAG
- a CDS encoding MFS transporter: MRFDHRAVPIVLAAVLIDTIGFGIVMPVFPALITQLGHVGLEQATRIAGYMLVMFAVTQFFAGPILGNLSDRFGRRPVLLFSMLAFAADYALMSVAPTLAWLFLGRAIAGAAGAVYGPASSVLADVTPPEKRSGVFGLIGAAFGIGFIVGPAIGGLLAQFGHRAPFIAAAVLAFVNALVILVAMPETLKPENRRPFHLRDAHVIGAFRPLFAAGLAAPLLIAWFIWQLAHMIYPATWSFWAAIRFGWDAKAIGWSLAFVGLVMAIVQGGLTGKFIARYGERRALVVGLAAGGTAFLAYAFVTASWQAYALFLVSALSGFVFPAMNGLLSHLVDASHQGALQGGIGSMTSVSSIIAPLLLTQALAFGVDRGFPGAAFLLAAIFAFIALGIIVWKVLDRVPPPEPVA, from the coding sequence ATGCGATTCGATCACCGCGCCGTTCCCATCGTGCTCGCCGCCGTGCTGATCGACACGATCGGCTTCGGCATCGTCATGCCCGTCTTCCCCGCGCTCATCACCCAGCTTGGCCATGTCGGCCTCGAACAGGCGACGCGCATCGCCGGCTACATGCTGGTGATGTTTGCGGTCACGCAATTCTTCGCCGGGCCGATCCTCGGAAACTTGAGCGACCGGTTCGGCCGCCGCCCGGTCCTGCTCTTCTCGATGCTCGCCTTCGCCGCCGATTACGCATTGATGTCGGTCGCCCCGACGCTCGCCTGGCTGTTCCTCGGCCGCGCCATCGCTGGCGCGGCAGGCGCGGTCTACGGCCCGGCCAGTTCGGTGCTGGCCGACGTCACCCCGCCCGAAAAGCGCAGCGGCGTTTTCGGCCTGATCGGCGCGGCGTTCGGCATCGGCTTCATCGTCGGCCCGGCGATCGGCGGGCTGCTCGCGCAGTTCGGCCACCGCGCGCCGTTCATCGCCGCCGCCGTGCTGGCGTTCGTCAACGCGCTCGTCATACTGGTCGCGATGCCGGAGACGCTGAAGCCGGAGAACCGCCGCCCGTTTCACCTGCGCGACGCGCACGTCATCGGCGCGTTCCGCCCGCTGTTCGCCGCCGGCCTCGCCGCGCCTTTGCTGATCGCATGGTTCATCTGGCAGCTCGCGCACATGATCTACCCCGCGACCTGGTCGTTCTGGGCCGCGATCCGCTTCGGCTGGGATGCCAAGGCGATCGGCTGGAGCCTCGCCTTTGTCGGCCTTGTCATGGCGATCGTGCAGGGGGGCCTGACCGGCAAGTTCATCGCCCGCTACGGCGAGCGCCGCGCGCTGGTCGTCGGCCTCGCGGCGGGCGGCACCGCCTTCCTGGCCTACGCCTTCGTCACCGCCAGCTGGCAGGCCTACGCGCTGTTCCTGGTCAGCGCCCTCTCCGGCTTCGTCTTCCCGGCTATGAACGGCCTGCTCTCGCACCTCGTCGACGCCTCGCATCAGGGCGCGTTGCAGGGCGGGATCGGCAGCATGACCAGCGTGTCCTCGATCATTGCGCCCCTGTTGCTGACCCAGGCGCTGGCGTTCGGCGTCGATCGCGGCTTTCCCGGCGCGGCGTTCCTGCTCGCGGCGATCTTCGCGTTCATCGCGCTCGGCATCATCGTGTGGAAGGTGCTGGACCGCGTACCGCCGCCCGAACCGGTTGCGTGA
- a CDS encoding glutathione binding-like protein, giving the protein MIDLHYWPTPNGHKITLFLEEAGLEYRIVPVNIGKGEQFEPDFLKIAPNNRMPAIVDHAPTGGGNPIAVFESGAILFYLANKTGRFIGDDERARTDTMQWLMWQMGGLGPMLGQNHHFTRYAPEQVPYAIDRYVKETNRLYGVLDRRLEGRDFITGAEYTIADMASYPWILPEAQGQDIEDFPNLKRWHAAIKARPATIAAYEKGKAIQPTQTPMSDEQKKVLFGQTAKVGG; this is encoded by the coding sequence ATGATCGACCTGCATTACTGGCCCACGCCGAACGGCCACAAGATCACGCTGTTCCTGGAGGAAGCCGGGCTCGAGTATCGCATCGTCCCCGTCAACATCGGCAAGGGCGAGCAGTTCGAACCCGATTTCCTGAAGATCGCCCCCAACAACCGCATGCCCGCGATCGTCGATCACGCCCCCACCGGCGGCGGAAACCCGATCGCGGTGTTCGAAAGCGGCGCGATCCTGTTCTATCTCGCCAACAAGACCGGCCGCTTCATCGGCGACGACGAACGCGCCCGCACCGATACGATGCAATGGCTGATGTGGCAGATGGGCGGCCTCGGCCCGATGCTCGGCCAGAACCACCACTTCACGCGCTACGCACCCGAACAAGTGCCCTACGCGATCGACCGCTACGTCAAGGAAACCAACCGCTTGTACGGCGTGCTCGATCGCCGCCTGGAGGGCCGCGACTTCATCACCGGCGCTGAGTACACGATCGCCGACATGGCCAGCTATCCGTGGATCCTCCCCGAAGCGCAGGGCCAGGACATCGAGGATTTCCCGAACCTGAAACGCTGGCATGCCGCGATCAAGGCCCGTCCCGCCACGATCGCCGCCTACGAGAAGGGCAAGGCAATCCAGCCGACCCAGACCCCGATGTCCGACGAGCAGAAGAAGGTGCTGTTCGGCCAGACCGCGAAGGTCGGGGGCTGA
- a CDS encoding SDR family NAD(P)-dependent oxidoreductase codes for MQDAVAIVTGGGTGIGASVVRKLAKRGVRCVINYASSRDEAEALAAEVGTGAIAVQADIVEDAACRALAGAAVDAFGRIDFLVNNAGRTKFADHEDLDALDAEDFVDIYRLNTIAPFQMIRACAPAMRGGGIGAVVNVASVAGVFGNGSSVAYAASKGALVTMTRSLARALAPAIRVNAVAPGYVGTGWFEKRLGEEGFAALNERIASKTPMGIAAGPDDVAGPIVQLLDPDARAITGEVMLVDAGAHLDVGLSRRPGREI; via the coding sequence ATGCAGGATGCGGTTGCGATCGTTACCGGGGGCGGCACCGGGATCGGGGCGTCGGTGGTGCGCAAGCTTGCCAAGCGTGGCGTGCGCTGCGTGATCAACTATGCGTCGAGCCGCGACGAGGCCGAGGCGCTGGCGGCCGAGGTCGGCACCGGTGCGATCGCGGTGCAGGCGGACATCGTCGAGGATGCGGCGTGCCGCGCGCTGGCCGGGGCGGCGGTGGACGCGTTCGGGCGGATCGACTTCCTGGTCAACAATGCGGGGCGGACCAAGTTCGCCGATCACGAGGATCTCGATGCGCTGGACGCGGAGGATTTCGTGGACATCTACCGGCTCAATACGATCGCGCCGTTCCAGATGATCCGCGCGTGCGCGCCGGCGATGCGCGGTGGCGGGATCGGCGCGGTCGTCAACGTGGCGAGCGTGGCCGGGGTGTTCGGCAACGGATCGTCGGTTGCCTATGCCGCGTCGAAGGGCGCACTGGTGACGATGACGCGCAGCCTGGCGCGGGCGCTGGCCCCGGCGATCCGCGTGAATGCGGTGGCACCGGGCTATGTCGGCACCGGCTGGTTCGAGAAACGGCTGGGCGAGGAGGGCTTCGCGGCGCTCAACGAACGAATCGCGAGCAAGACGCCGATGGGGATCGCGGCGGGGCCGGACGACGTGGCCGGGCCGATCGTCCAGCTGCTCGACCCCGACGCCCGCGCGATCACCGGCGAGGTGATGCTGGTGGACGCGGGCGCGCATCTGGACGTGGGGCTGAGCCGGCGGCCGGGGCGGGAGATCTGA
- a CDS encoding class I adenylate-forming enzyme family protein: MGTETTAAAPTAAEMLESDFATLPDLIRAHGRDRGEKIALAEAGGELDYAGLDALMDRIAAALQRDGIAQGSSVAIVAAASIEYATVFLGALRAGCVATPLAPSSTGEALVAMIADCGAPITFIDADAATTLAGRHIPGKLVHLKSLGTWIAPEGAEPTPVEMAPEDGFNIIYSSGTTGTPKGIVQSHAMRWAHIARNAAAGFGEAVTMIATPLYSNTTLVSFLPTLGWGGTVVLMKKFDARGYLQLAERHRATHTMLVPVQYQRIMALPDFDGFDLTSFRLKTSTSAPFSAALKSDVVARWPGMLLEYYGMTEGGASTGLNATAHPDKLHTVGVPLPGHEIRLIDEDGNEVAPGEMGEVVGRSPTMMTGYHGRADATASAEWHDAEGNRYIRHGDVGRFDEDGFLILMDRKKDLIISGGFNIYPTDLEAVLRQHPAVADCSVIGVPSEAWGETPVGFYVPHTGIDASAEDIRQWTNTQLGKTQRLSELHAIEELPRSAIGKVLKRELRDRLAGVDA; the protein is encoded by the coding sequence ATGGGAACCGAAACCACCGCCGCCGCCCCGACCGCCGCCGAGATGCTCGAGAGCGACTTCGCCACCCTCCCCGATCTGATCCGCGCGCACGGCCGAGACCGCGGCGAGAAGATCGCGCTGGCCGAGGCCGGCGGCGAACTCGATTATGCCGGGCTGGACGCGCTGATGGACCGCATCGCCGCCGCCTTGCAGCGCGACGGGATCGCGCAAGGATCGTCCGTCGCGATCGTCGCCGCCGCCAGCATCGAATATGCCACCGTTTTCCTCGGTGCGCTGCGCGCCGGCTGCGTCGCCACCCCGCTCGCCCCCTCCTCCACCGGCGAGGCGCTGGTCGCGATGATCGCCGATTGCGGCGCGCCCATCACCTTCATCGACGCCGACGCCGCGACCACGCTCGCCGGCCGGCACATTCCCGGCAAGCTCGTCCATCTGAAGTCGCTCGGCACCTGGATCGCGCCCGAAGGCGCGGAGCCGACGCCGGTCGAGATGGCGCCCGAGGACGGCTTCAACATCATCTATTCGTCCGGCACCACCGGCACGCCCAAGGGTATCGTGCAGAGCCATGCGATGCGCTGGGCGCATATCGCGCGCAACGCCGCCGCCGGGTTCGGCGAAGCCGTCACGATGATCGCCACGCCGCTCTATTCGAACACGACGCTCGTCAGCTTCCTGCCGACGCTCGGCTGGGGCGGCACCGTCGTGCTGATGAAGAAATTCGACGCGCGCGGCTATCTGCAACTCGCCGAACGCCATCGCGCCACGCACACCATGCTCGTGCCCGTCCAATATCAGCGCATCATGGCGCTGCCCGATTTCGACGGCTTCGATCTGACCAGTTTCCGCCTCAAGACCAGCACCAGCGCGCCTTTCTCCGCCGCGCTGAAATCGGACGTCGTCGCGCGCTGGCCCGGCATGCTGCTCGAATATTACGGCATGACCGAGGGCGGCGCCTCGACCGGGCTCAACGCCACCGCGCATCCGGACAAGCTCCACACCGTCGGCGTGCCGCTGCCCGGCCACGAGATCCGCCTGATCGACGAAGACGGCAACGAAGTCGCCCCCGGCGAAATGGGCGAGGTCGTCGGCCGCAGCCCGACGATGATGACCGGCTATCACGGCCGCGCGGACGCCACCGCCTCGGCCGAATGGCACGATGCGGAGGGCAATCGCTACATCCGCCACGGCGATGTCGGCCGCTTCGATGAGGACGGCTTCCTGATCCTGATGGACCGCAAGAAGGACCTGATCATCTCGGGCGGCTTCAACATCTATCCGACCGACCTCGAGGCGGTGCTGCGCCAGCATCCCGCCGTCGCGGATTGCAGCGTCATCGGCGTGCCGAGCGAAGCTTGGGGCGAAACCCCGGTCGGTTTCTACGTGCCGCACACCGGGATCGACGCCAGCGCGGAGGACATCCGCCAATGGACCAACACGCAGCTCGGCAAGACGCAGCGGCTGTCCGAACTCCACGCGATCGAGGAACTGCCCAGGAGCGCGATCGGCAAGGTGCTGAAACGCGAATTGCGCGATCGTCTCGCGGGGGTCGACGCATGA
- a CDS encoding thioesterase family protein: MNTLRDILAAATPTDTGFTANIPANWLQGRTAYGGLSSALALHAAQGIEPDLPPLRSAQVSFIGPLAGDITVTATKLRRGRNAAFIQSDITSDAGLGYRATFVFMAPQQSRVDLDAAAPATRTPPTADDKLYVGPPEFFTGNFEFFDYKDEPGAATWLRWARLRDRSALDPMVEMLAIGDALPPAAFKLFGKEFVPLSSLTWIINLLTPEPRTTDGWWLLAAESSFARGGCSSQTMAVWNADGVKVAEGMQSVAIFG; encoded by the coding sequence ATGAATACGCTGCGCGACATCCTCGCCGCCGCCACGCCCACGGACACCGGCTTCACCGCCAACATTCCCGCCAACTGGCTGCAGGGCCGTACCGCTTATGGCGGCCTGTCCAGCGCGCTCGCGCTCCACGCCGCGCAGGGCATCGAGCCGGACCTGCCCCCGCTCCGCTCGGCGCAGGTCTCCTTCATCGGCCCGCTCGCCGGCGACATCACCGTCACCGCGACCAAGCTGCGTCGCGGCCGCAACGCCGCCTTCATCCAGTCCGACATCACGTCCGATGCGGGCTTGGGCTACCGCGCCACCTTCGTCTTCATGGCGCCGCAGCAATCGCGCGTCGATCTCGACGCCGCCGCGCCCGCCACGCGCACGCCGCCCACCGCCGACGATAAACTGTATGTCGGCCCGCCGGAATTCTTCACCGGCAATTTCGAGTTCTTCGACTACAAGGACGAACCGGGTGCCGCGACCTGGCTCCGCTGGGCGCGGCTGCGCGATCGATCGGCGCTGGATCCGATGGTCGAGATGCTGGCGATCGGCGACGCGCTGCCCCCCGCCGCGTTCAAGCTGTTCGGCAAGGAATTCGTGCCGCTCTCCTCGCTCACCTGGATCATCAATCTGCTCACGCCCGAACCGAGGACGACCGACGGCTGGTGGTTGCTCGCCGCCGAGTCCAGCTTCGCGCGCGGCGGCTGCTCCAGCCAGACGATGGCGGTATGGAACGCCGACGGAGTCAAGGTCGCCGAGGGCATGCAGAGCGTCGCGATCTTCGGGTGA